A region of the Anaerolineae bacterium genome:
CGATGACTTAAAAAAACGGCTGGAGGCTCTTCATAATTTTATGACAATTTAGCTTCACCCTAAAAACTTTTGAAATGAAGGTCTAGGGTGATAACCAGGCCGAAGTTACAAATGCCCCACTTCAAGTTTAGCCCCGTCTGTGCCGGCCTGTTCAAAAAAATACCTGTAGAATTCCGGCCTTGACAAACCCGAACGGTCGCGCAAAGCGTACAATTCTTCCCGCGATTTGATCTTTTGCCGGGGACGCACGTTAAAGGACCAGGCCACCCCGTTACCCACCCCGTTGAAAACATCCGCTATCGGCTGCCGGTGCCACCAGAGCATATCCTCCGGCAAAGCGTCGGGCGAAAAATACCCTAACTCAAGCACTTCACCCACCTGGGGTTTCAGTACGCCCCCTACCGGACTGGCCGCAAACAGGGCCAGATGCACATCAACACCGCTGCCTGTCCGCGAATAGACCCCCACCAGCCGCTCTAAAACAACCTCCAGGCCGGTTTCCTCTTGCGCTTCGCGGATGGCCGCTTGAGCCAGCGACTCCTCCGGGTCAACTTGCCCGCCGGGGATGCACCACACTTCAAAATCTTCTCGTTTGGTCAGCAAAATTTTACCGGCCTCAACAATAATGGCCACATTAACCCCAAGAACCAACATCGGCGCTACTCCGTATTTTCCAAATATTCGCCGAGTTTTTGGGCATACAAGGACAACGATAATTGGCTGGAGCGTGGTTAAACATGGGCCATCCTTTCTTTATAACCGGCGTGGACGTATTATACCAAGCCGGCCGGATTGCACAATATTTAACCACAGCGGCGCTCTTCCGTTTTTCTCCTGGCCCAAGTGATGGTATGATGAGAGAGAGGAGAGACATAATGACCACCCATCAAAAACTATTATGGGGGGGAGCAGGTTTTTTGGTAATCATTGCCTGCGGCATAGGCCTGATTTTGGGCATCATCCTGGTCCGGCGAGACACAATCGCACCACCCCAACCTATCGCCTCGCCGGAGATCATTTTTGTGCCGGAGCCGGCCACGCCCACGCCTTTGGTCATTATTGTGCCCACCACCACGCCCCTCCCCACCCTGCCACCCACCGCCGTGCCCACCCTACCGCCGGCCACCCCACCTGCCCCCGCAGAAACCGTCACCAATTTTGACGATATGGCCCAATACGCCGCCGCCATCAAACCTATCTTGGAAGAAGGGCTGGCCGCTGCCGAGCGAGACAACGATGTCCTCAAAACAGCCGAACAGAATCCGGCGGCTATTTGCGGCGCGGGTCTCACCCCCCATCCTACCCTGGTGGCCGATGCCGCTTTGATGGAAAACCTGGCCAATCGCCTGGACAGCCTCACTCCCCCGGCTGAAGCCGCCGACTCGGTGCATAAGCCGCTGGTGGAGAGCATGCGCCTGTGGAGCGACGCCCTGAATAATCTCAACCTCTCTTGCCAAACCGACGACCCGACCGGTCAGGGACTGCTGCGGCTGGGCGCAATGCTGCAACTGGGCGGCTCGTTGCTCAATTTTCAAACTGCTGCCGCCAATTTTTGGAAATTGGCCATCACCAAAGGACTGGAAGAGGTGGTGGGGCCGCTGCCACGTCAATGAAGTTCGGCTTATGAGTGAAAGATGTAAGGAGACAAGCACAATGAACCAAACCGTTATCAACCTCAAAGAAAAATTGGCCACATTCACCGACCAGTGGTCACCAAAGATTATAGCGCAGATGAACGATTATCATTTTAAGATCGCCAGGTTGCAAGGAGAGTTTGTGTGGCACAGCCACGCCGATACGGATGAGACGTTCATCGTTCTTGAGGGCGAGTTGGGTATTGACTTTAGAGACGGCCCGGTGACGTTGAAAAAAGGGGAGATGATCGTTATCCCCAAAGGTGTTGAGCATAAACCTTTTGCCCAAGAGGAATGTCAGGTGATGTTGGTAGAGCCTGCCGGAACCCCCAACACGGGCGACGCGGGCGGCGACAGGACGGTAGAGCCGGAGTGGATTTGATTTTCACACGGTGACAGTCACTTACAAAGTGACTGTCACCGGAACGCGCGTAAATCCTAATTTTGACAAAATGAGTGGCTTATATTATATTCCCCACACATACCAATCGTTCAGTATGTAATTTTTTCAATAGAGTTGTTCCCTTGACTAAAACCCAAAAACAAATTCAAAGCGAACAAACCCAACAAAAGATCATCGAAGCCGCCACCCAGCTTTTTGTGCGCAAAGGCTTCTATGGCACTTCGATATCCGATCTGGCCCAGGCCACCAGCTTGACCAAGGGCGCGCTCTACCATCATTTTGAAAACAAAAACGCCATCTTTTTTGCCGTCATCCAAACCGTGCGTAACACCTGGCACAATGAAGTAGCCCGCGATGTCTTAAAAGCCAAAACCGCCCCCTCTCGACTGACGGCCCTATTGGACAACCATGCCCGCCTGCACAAAAATAACGAAACCATCTGTCTTGTTCTGAATGGTTTGATGATGGAAATGGAGGGCATGAACCCTGAATTTATGCTGGCCTTGCAAGAAATTTATAATGAACTGGCTCAGTTTATTGAACATATTATCCAAAAAGGGCAGCAAGCGGGGGAAATAAAACCTGATTTGGATTCCCGCCTGGTCTCGCTCAACATTGTAGGGATATTGAGAGCCATCGGCTGTTCCGGGATATTCAACCACATGGATGTGGAATATGAAGCAATGACGGAAACATTGAAGCAAATGCTTTTGGACGGTCTGCGACCGTAGTTTTTTCGCTTAGTTCACATACCGGTCGTTCAGTACTTATAAGTTTTGGCTGTTCCCAAAATCAAGGAGTCGCTACAAAAAACAGGATAAGGTGAAGCCATAGATGAAATACAGAAACTTTTTAAGCATCGCCACCTTCATTTGGCTTTTTATCGTCGCCGGGATATTACCTGTCCCGGCAGCGGCGCAATCTTCAGAGGAGCCGGTGGTGCAAGCTGTTCTTTTTTACTCCAATAACTGCTATCATTGCCATCAGGTAATATCCCAACTCCTGATCCCGATGCAAGATAAATACGGCGAGCAACTTCAGATTTTGGGCCTGGAAACCTCGGAACCCAGCACAGGAGAACTTTTCCAGGCGGCCATTGCCTATTACCAAATTCCGCCCGAATACCAGGGCGTGCCCTTTTTAATCATCGGCGACACCGTGCTGGTCGGCAGCCAACAAATTCCCCAACAACTCCCGGCCATCGTCGAAGCGGCCCTGGCAGCCGACGGGATTGGCTGGCCCAATTTTCCCGGTTTCGCCCAAGTTTTGGCCGCAACTGGGCCTGCCCCGGAACCTTCGCCCTCGCCGCAGCCCACCGACACCCCCACCCCGGCGGCCGTAGTAGCTCTGGCCGGGGCGGTTGAGCCGGTTTATTTGGCCTATTTTTACGATCCCTCTTGTCTGGAATGTGCCCGCGTCAGCAGGGAATTGGCCGAAATTCAGGCCGGCTACCCCCAGGTAGTTATCCGCAAATTCAACGTGCAGGAGGAGGCCCCCCTCAACGAAACCATTTGCGACCAATACGATGTGCCCGATGAATATCGCCTGGCTTCGCCCATGATCTTCATTGGACAAGAATATCTGGGGCCTGGCGAAATCACCCTGGAGCGTTTAAAAAACCTCGTTGAAGCGCCTGCCGCGGCCAAAGCGTCGCCGCCCTGGGAATCAATCAAAACAAACCAGGCCGAAGTCACCGCCCGAATTACGGAACGGTTCAAACACTTTGGCGTGTTGGCCGTGGCCGGAGCGGGTTTATTGGATGGCGTCAACCCTTGCGCCTTCACCACCATCATCTTCTTTGTTTCCTACCTGGCCCTGGTGGGGCGCAAAGGGCGCGAAATTTTGCTGGTTGGCGCAGCCTTTACCCTGGCCGTATTTCTCACCTACTTGATGATGGGCCTGGGCCTGGCCGAAGTATTGCGCCGGCTCAAGTCGCTAACCCTGATCGGCCAGATCATTTACGGCGTAACGGCTCTCATCTGCCTGGTTCTGGCCTTTATCAGCATTTCAGATTATCTAAAGATCCGCCGGGGCCAACTGGCCGAGATTTCACTACAATTACCCAAGGCGCTCAAAAAACGCATCCATGGGACAATTCGCACCCACAGCCGGATGCGGGGCTATATTGGAGCTGCCTTTGTCGCCGGCGTACTGGTCAGCGTGTTTGAGTTGGCCTGTACGGGGCAAGTGTATTTACCCACCATTATCTTTGTTACCGGCGTGGCCGACCTGCGCGTTACGGCTATTGCTTACCTGGCGCTTTACAACCTGATGTTTGTGGTGCCCTTGATGGCCGTTTTTATGATCACCTATCTGGGGACCGGCAGCCGCCAACTCACTACCCTGTTCCAGACTCACGCTGGCACAGTAAAACTTCTCACGGCGGTTTTATTTGGCGTGCTGGGGGTATGGGTGGGATATATGGTTTTAACGGTTTAAGCTAAAGAGAAAAGGTAACTGTTCACCCATGTCATTTCGACCAAAGGGAGAAATCCCCAATATGAGCAGACCTGACAGATTTTGTTGTGGATTTAACGAAAAAACGAGTGTTCCACCAAATATTTGCAGGCCAAATAGCTTCAAAAGTGAAAACCTGTCAGGTCTTTATTCTAAAATGAGATATTGCTGGTTCCAAACTGCAAACTATTGTCAGCCCGAGTTGGTTGTGTTACAATGTCTCAATTCCCCAGGAGAGGGAATCATTCCAAATTGCTTTTTTCATATCTTTAAGGAGAGTTTGTTATGCGTAGCGACACTGTAAAAAAAGGATTTGAACGAGCGCCCAACCGCAGCCTGCTCAAGGCCAGCGGTTACACCGACGACGACATTAGAAAGCCCTTCATCGGCATTGCCAACAGTTATACCGATGTGGTGCCCGGCCACGTCCACCTGAACGAGTTTGGCGAAATTGTGCGGCAGGCCGTGCGCCAGGCCGGCGGCGCGCCCTTTATGTTCCACACCATTGCCGTGGACGACGGGGTGGCCATGGGCCACGCCGGGATGAAGTTTTCGCTGCCCAGCCGGGAGCTGATTGCGGACTCGGTGGAAACCATGGTCTCGGCGCACTGTTTCGACGCCCTGGTCTGCATCCCCAACTGCGACAAAATCATCCCCGGCATGCTGATGGCGGCTATGCGGCTCAATATCCCTACCATTTTTGTCAGCGGCGGGCCGATGCGGGCCGGGGTGACGCCGGATGGCAAAACAATAGATTTGATTTCGGTTTTTCAGGGCGTGGGCGCGTACCGGGCCGGAAAAATCTCTGCAGAAGAACTCAAAATTTTGGAGGATTACGGCTGTCCCGGCTGCGGTTCCTGTTCCGGCCTGTTCACGGCCAACTCCATGAACGCCATCTCGGAGGTGTTGGGGTTAGCCCTGCCGGGTAACGGCACTTACCTGGCCAAAACGCCGGAACGGGAAGCGCTGGCGCGTCAGGCCGGGGCGCAGATCATGAAGCTGATTGAGTGGGATTTGAAACCGCGCGACATTGTGACCCAGGACGTGATTGACAACGCCTTTGCCCTGGATATGGCCATGGGCGGCAGCACCAACACCGTGCTGCACACCATTGCCATTGCCCACGAAGCCGGGCTGGATTACTCGCTGGAACGGCTCAACGACATTTCGGCCAAAGTGCCCAACCTGTGCAAGGTCAGCCCTTCCTCTGCGTATCACGTTGAGGATGTTGACGCGGCGGGCGGCATCAGCGCCATTCTGTGGGAGTTGAGCAAAAAGCCCGGCGCGCTCAAACTGGACACCCAAACCGTCACCGGCAAAACCCTGGGCGAGAATATTCAGGGCTGCGACAGCAAAAATACGGACTGCATCCGCACCCTGCAAAATCCCTACAGCCAGACCGGCGGCTTGACCATGCTCTTTGGCAACCTGGCCCCCAACGGCGCGGTGGTCAAAACCGCCGGGGTGCTACCCGAAATGATGAAACACTCCGGCCCGGCCCGCGTGTACAACTCCCACGACGAGGCCAACGCCGGGATTTTGAGCGGCGACGTGCAGCCGGGCGAAGTGGTGGTCATCCGTTACGAAGGCCCCAAGGGCGGGCCGGGCATGCAAGAAATGCTGGCCCCCACCAGCAACATCACCGGCATGGGGCTGGAAAGCTGCGTAGCCCTCATCACCGACGGCCGTTTTTCCGGCGGTACGCGCGGCGCGTGTATTGGCCACATCTCGCCCGAAGCGGCCGAGGGCGGGCCGATTGGCCTGCTGGAAACAGGCGACATCATTGAAATTGACATTACTAAAGGCACGTTGAACGTGGCCCTTTCAGATGAGGAACTGGCCAAACGGCGAGTCAATTGGCAGCCGCCCAAGCTGACGCTGACCGGCTGGCTGGCTCGTTATGCTAAATTAGCCACCAGCGCGGATAAAGGGGCGATTTTGCAATTTTAAAGCTTTCTTCAATCGCCTGACCACGCCTAGCAGAAACAAATCAAGTAACGGTAAACTTTGCGGGTTATATCATCAAAGAGAGGCAAACCTATGAACATTGTTGACGTTATTCGCAGTTTAACAGTGCTGGTGTGGTTGGTGGCCATTGGCCTGTTAGTCCTGTTTGTCATCCGGGCTACGCGAGGGCAGGGGGGCGGCTTCAAGGGGATGATCGGCTTGCTGGGCATTATCTTGCTGGCCGCCATTGCTTTGACCACCGTGAGCGCCGGCCTGGTTTTCATCCAACCAGAGGAGCGCGGCGTGGTCATCTCCGCTATTTCGCCCACGGGCTACCGCACCCAGGCTCTTGAACCCGGCCTGCGCTGGATTATCCCCTTTGCCGAGTCGGTCATCACTTACCCCATTTCCAAACAAACCTACACGATGCTCCACCGCCCTCATCACCGAAATAAGGCGCTTTGTGGTATAATTAAGGGAAAAGGAAACAGACTATGCAAATGTACAAAATCAGGCTTAACCTTGAACTCAATCCCGGAACGGATCAAGTATACACCATTACCAGTCCAGATGTGCCGGGGTTGATCACAGAAGGCAGCACACCCGAAGATATACAACGTAATGTTCAGGAAGCATTAGAGGGTCTTATAATGGCCTGGAAAGAGCTAGGCAAAGAACCACCTCCCGCTTTGCAACCACTTGATGAAACACTCTTTACCTCCGAAGCCCTGGTTATCGCCTGATGCGCTATCGTGAGTTGAGTAAACGACTGGAAAAGTTGGGCTGCTATCAACTCCGGACCGCTAAAGGCAGTCATCGTTACTGGTATAACCCTACTACTGATAAAGTAGTCGCTGTGCCTGATTGGGGCCAAAAAGATCTCAAACCCGGAACCGTTCGTGGTATTTTAAGAAACCTGGGTATCAGTCGCAAAGACTTTGGGCCTATCAAGTAAGAACTATTTTGTCTTCTAAAAATCAAAACGCCAGCCATACAGGATGGTTGGCGTTTTGTATTTGGTTGGTTAAAACAACGCCTCTCAACTTTGGCTACTTTAGCCCTCAACCCCGCGCCTTGTATCCTGCAAAATAGAACCGCCGATGAACTCGCGCAGCAGGGAATTGTCGGGCACCAATTCGTCGGAGCAGGGTTCAAACCATTGTAAAAAAGAGAGCAGGCGTTTGGCTTCAACGTGTTCCGGTTTGCCCGGCTCAATCTGCAACAGCAGCGGCTCGGCAATGGGTTTGATGACGGCCAACTCGTAGACCAGGGCAGAGTTGAACATTACGTTAGCGTGTTCCTGGTAGGGAAAAATCCAGGTGTGTTCGCCCCGGCGCACTTTGGGCCAGCGGTTGATAGTTTCTCGGGCCGGGTAACCTCGCTGGCGGGCATCGCGGATAATGCGCCGCAGCAAACGCGAGTCGGTGGTTGCCACGCGATTATGCCGGTCCAGATTGAGCTGGGTTAAGGCCGACACGTAAATCCGGTAAATCTTATCCGGGGGGATGTGCGGCACCAATTCCGGATTCAACCCGTGAATGCCCTCAACAATGATCAAGTGTTGGTCGCTAATAGAGGCCGCGTCGCCCCACTCCCGCCGGCCGGTGAAAAAGTTGTAGTGCGGCAGGATGACCTCCTCTCCCTGCATCAGCCGCAGAAGCGTTTTGTTAAAAAGTTCTAAATCAAGCGCCTGGATATGCTCATAGTCGTACCCCCCCCCTTCATCAAGCGGCGTCTGCTCCCGGTCAACAAAAAAATCGTCCAGCCCCAACGCCAGGGGCTGAATTCCGTGCGCCATCAACTGAATGGCCAGGCGTTTGCTGAAGGTGGTTTTGCCCGACGAAGACGGGCCGGAAATAAGCACCAGCCGCACCTGGTCCTGCAAATCGGCTAACCTGGTGGCAATTTGGGCAATTCGCTGCTCCTGCAACGCTTCCGAAACCAGAATTGTTTCCAGCAGGTCTTTGCTAACCACCCGCAGATTCAAGGCCCCCACATCCCTGATGCCCAACTTGGCCATCCAGTCGCCATACTCATTGAAAACCGTAACCAGCTTGGGGTATTCAACGCAGGGCTGTAATTGGTCGGGCTGATGAGCGCGAGGATAGCGCAGCACAAAACCATCCGAATAGGTGTCAACGGCAAAATATTGTAAATAGCCGGTAGAGGGCACCATGTAACCGTGCATATAATCACGGTATTTACCCAACGTATAAACGGTGAGGTAAGGTTTACGCCGGGCGGCGAGCAGGCGCAGTTTGTCGTCGGCGTTCCGCGTTTGAAAAAGTTTCTCTGCTTCCGCCAAGGGGATCCGCTCCTTAAGAATGGACAGGTTGGCCTTGACCAATTCCCGCATCCGGGCTTCAATCTGCTTCAACTCGGCTTCGGTAAAAGGAGGACGCCCTTCCACCTCGCAGTAGAACGCGCCAAAGTTGAGGCCATAGTCAATGATGATTTGCGCAGTGGGAAAAAGCTCGTGGGCTACGGCAATGAGCAAAAAGGCCAGGGAGCGGCGATAAACGCGCATGCCGTCGCTATCGGCCAGAGTGAGCACGTGGACCTCAAGGTCCCGGTCGGCGTGATAGGTTAGCTCGCGCAGTTGGCCGTTGACCAGGCAGGCCATAGGCAGCGGCTCTGCCGGAAAATGGCCGGCCTTGATAAAATGTTCTATGGTGGTATTCAGCGGCCCTTCCAACACCTGGCCATCGCTGAATTTGATTTGGGCGGTAACGCGAGGCTGCGTGGGCCAGATATTATGGCTCATGGTCACTCCAATTTAGCCGGGCCGGCGAGCATGGCCAGCAAGAGTTTGACCGCATTTTGCACATCGCTGTAGCTGACCATTTCCGAGGGGGTATGGACATGGCGGCAGGGAATGGATATGGCCCCGGCGGCGCTGCCTTCGTGGGCCAACTGCATGGCCCTGGCGTCGGTGCTGCCCAGGGTGAGAATTTCCATTTGATAGGGGATTTTATTCTTGGTGGCCGTCTCAACCATCCATTTTTTCAGGCCGGGATGGGCCAGCATGCCTTTATCCATTATTTTGATGGCCGGGCCGTGGCCCATTTTAACCTCAAAATGTTTGCGTTCGGGCACGTCGCCGCTGTCGGTCACATCCAGGGCAATAGAAACATCGGGATGAACCTTATAAGCGGCGGTGGTTGCGCCACGCACGCCCACCTCTTCTTGCACGGTAAAAACAAAGTGGACAGCGTGGGGCGTTTGTTGGAGCTGCCGCAAGGTTTCAACCAAAATGGCGCAGCCAATCCGGTTATCCATACTTTTGGCTACCAGAGCGTCGCCCAGGTCCACAAAGGGACGCTGAAAAGCCGCCACGTCGCCTACCCGCACCGGCAGTTCTTTTTTATTTTTGACGCCAAAGTCAAGATACAGGCTCCGCTGCGAGTGGTCCGGGGCGTCCGGGTGGGGCCACTTTTCCACGTTGATGACGCCCATAGCCCCGTTGGTAAAAATGGCCCGATTGCCCACCATGGTGGCCGGGTGGACAAAACCCAGCGAGGTGAAGCGGGCAAAACCCTTATCGTCAACGTGAGATACCATCAGGCCGATTTCGTCCATGTGGGCGGCCAGCATGATCTTGACTCCCTGGCCGTTCCCTTTTTTAACAGCATGCAAGTTGCCCAGGGGATCAACTTCAACGCTGTCGGCGTGAGGGGTAACGTGCTGCCGGATGAGGTCGCGGACAGCCTGTTCGTAGCCCGGCGGACCGTAGGCTTCGGTGAGTTGTTTGATGAGATCTTTCATGTATTTTCTCCGTTAAGGATTACTGCGCCCTGGGCCGCAAACGCTCTGGCCGTGGCCGCGCCAATGCCATGATTGGCGACTGAATTAAGACCACTTTACCGGCAAGTTGGGGATTTATCATATTTTGTCCATTCCCAATTTTGACCGGATAAAGACACGCACGGTTTCCACAGTTTCAACAGCGCCTGCGGCCTCTTCAATTGTGGCAAAACGGCCTGGATAGCGAGTTTCAATACTGTAGCTATTGAGGGCTTGCATTTCCAACGCAATGGTGGAGAAAGAATTATCCCGTTCCTCGCACAGCAACAATAGTTGAGATAAATTATGAGTGCGTGGAAATTCAACTGATTGATAATGAAGATAGGCTTTGGCATATTTTTCGGCACATTGTTGGCAGTGAAAACAGATGGCATCAGCCATAGTCTCCAGTTTCAGCTTCAATAACGCTGCTGCCGCAACAAAATCATTTTCCGCCTTTTGAACCCACTCTAGCGTCAGTTCGTTCATGAAGAACTTTACCCTTGGTAACAATCTCGCGTAAGAAAAAATCATTTAATGAAATGCGATTCTCTATTTCTTGTGGAGTACGCACCAAAATATCTAACCCTATCGGGTCTCGAAAGGAAACACTAATATCTCTTTGCAATTTTTTGGGGTCTTCTGTCTCCGTAACCACCAATAAATCCACATCACTCCAGGGTTTG
Encoded here:
- a CDS encoding NUDIX domain-containing protein; the protein is MLVLGVNVAIIVEAGKILLTKREDFEVWCIPGGQVDPEESLAQAAIREAQEETGLEVVLERLVGVYSRTGSGVDVHLALFAASPVGGVLKPQVGEVLELGYFSPDALPEDMLWWHRQPIADVFNGVGNGVAWSFNVRPRQKIKSREELYALRDRSGLSRPEFYRYFFEQAGTDGAKLEVGHL
- a CDS encoding cupin domain-containing protein, with the translated sequence MNQTVINLKEKLATFTDQWSPKIIAQMNDYHFKIARLQGEFVWHSHADTDETFIVLEGELGIDFRDGPVTLKKGEMIVIPKGVEHKPFAQEECQVMLVEPAGTPNTGDAGGDRTVEPEWI
- a CDS encoding TetR/AcrR family transcriptional regulator, with protein sequence MTKTQKQIQSEQTQQKIIEAATQLFVRKGFYGTSISDLAQATSLTKGALYHHFENKNAIFFAVIQTVRNTWHNEVARDVLKAKTAPSRLTALLDNHARLHKNNETICLVLNGLMMEMEGMNPEFMLALQEIYNELAQFIEHIIQKGQQAGEIKPDLDSRLVSLNIVGILRAIGCSGIFNHMDVEYEAMTETLKQMLLDGLRP
- the ilvD gene encoding dihydroxy-acid dehydratase — protein: MRSDTVKKGFERAPNRSLLKASGYTDDDIRKPFIGIANSYTDVVPGHVHLNEFGEIVRQAVRQAGGAPFMFHTIAVDDGVAMGHAGMKFSLPSRELIADSVETMVSAHCFDALVCIPNCDKIIPGMLMAAMRLNIPTIFVSGGPMRAGVTPDGKTIDLISVFQGVGAYRAGKISAEELKILEDYGCPGCGSCSGLFTANSMNAISEVLGLALPGNGTYLAKTPEREALARQAGAQIMKLIEWDLKPRDIVTQDVIDNAFALDMAMGGSTNTVLHTIAIAHEAGLDYSLERLNDISAKVPNLCKVSPSSAYHVEDVDAAGGISAILWELSKKPGALKLDTQTVTGKTLGENIQGCDSKNTDCIRTLQNPYSQTGGLTMLFGNLAPNGAVVKTAGVLPEMMKHSGPARVYNSHDEANAGILSGDVQPGEVVVIRYEGPKGGPGMQEMLAPTSNITGMGLESCVALITDGRFSGGTRGACIGHISPEAAEGGPIGLLETGDIIEIDITKGTLNVALSDEELAKRRVNWQPPKLTLTGWLARYAKLATSADKGAILQF
- a CDS encoding type II toxin-antitoxin system HicB family antitoxin; this translates as MYKIRLNLELNPGTDQVYTITSPDVPGLITEGSTPEDIQRNVQEALEGLIMAWKELGKEPPPALQPLDETLFTSEALVIA
- a CDS encoding type II toxin-antitoxin system HicA family toxin, translating into MRYRELSKRLEKLGCYQLRTAKGSHRYWYNPTTDKVVAVPDWGQKDLKPGTVRGILRNLGISRKDFGPIK
- a CDS encoding nucleoside kinase, whose amino-acid sequence is MSHNIWPTQPRVTAQIKFSDGQVLEGPLNTTIEHFIKAGHFPAEPLPMACLVNGQLRELTYHADRDLEVHVLTLADSDGMRVYRRSLAFLLIAVAHELFPTAQIIIDYGLNFGAFYCEVEGRPPFTEAELKQIEARMRELVKANLSILKERIPLAEAEKLFQTRNADDKLRLLAARRKPYLTVYTLGKYRDYMHGYMVPSTGYLQYFAVDTYSDGFVLRYPRAHQPDQLQPCVEYPKLVTVFNEYGDWMAKLGIRDVGALNLRVVSKDLLETILVSEALQEQRIAQIATRLADLQDQVRLVLISGPSSSGKTTFSKRLAIQLMAHGIQPLALGLDDFFVDREQTPLDEGGGYDYEHIQALDLELFNKTLLRLMQGEEVILPHYNFFTGRREWGDAASISDQHLIIVEGIHGLNPELVPHIPPDKIYRIYVSALTQLNLDRHNRVATTDSRLLRRIIRDARQRGYPARETINRWPKVRRGEHTWIFPYQEHANVMFNSALVYELAVIKPIAEPLLLQIEPGKPEHVEAKRLLSFLQWFEPCSDELVPDNSLLREFIGGSILQDTRRGVEG
- a CDS encoding M42 family metallopeptidase; this encodes MKDLIKQLTEAYGPPGYEQAVRDLIRQHVTPHADSVEVDPLGNLHAVKKGNGQGVKIMLAAHMDEIGLMVSHVDDKGFARFTSLGFVHPATMVGNRAIFTNGAMGVINVEKWPHPDAPDHSQRSLYLDFGVKNKKELPVRVGDVAAFQRPFVDLGDALVAKSMDNRIGCAILVETLRQLQQTPHAVHFVFTVQEEVGVRGATTAAYKVHPDVSIALDVTDSGDVPERKHFEVKMGHGPAIKIMDKGMLAHPGLKKWMVETATKNKIPYQMEILTLGSTDARAMQLAHEGSAAGAISIPCRHVHTPSEMVSYSDVQNAVKLLLAMLAGPAKLE
- a CDS encoding HEPN domain-containing protein; this translates as MNELTLEWVQKAENDFVAAAALLKLKLETMADAICFHCQQCAEKYAKAYLHYQSVEFPRTHNLSQLLLLCEERDNSFSTIALEMQALNSYSIETRYPGRFATIEEAAGAVETVETVRVFIRSKLGMDKI
- a CDS encoding nucleotidyltransferase domain-containing protein, with product MPLDAIQAVVEHIAQTFAPEKIILFGSYAYGQPKPWSDVDLLVVTETEDPKKLQRDISVSFRDPIGLDILVRTPQEIENRISLNDFFLREIVTKGKVLHERTDARVGSKGGK